A single window of Coleofasciculus sp. FACHB-1120 DNA harbors:
- a CDS encoding GNAT family N-acetyltransferase: protein MQIEPYDPRHLDAVIRLSLRAWTPVFDSIQKAMNADVYRAFYPNHWRVSQQKAVEDVCAAEDTNVWVAIDAGSTVGFVAVKLHSEDSMGEIYMVAVDPDYQGRGIGSVLIEFALGWMKDAGMSIAMVETGGDPGHAPAHHTYEKVGFELFPVARYFKKL, encoded by the coding sequence ATGCAAATTGAACCATACGACCCTCGCCACCTTGATGCGGTTATTCGTCTTTCGCTTCGGGCATGGACTCCGGTCTTTGATTCGATTCAGAAAGCGATGAACGCTGATGTGTACCGGGCATTCTATCCCAATCATTGGCGTGTGAGCCAGCAAAAAGCTGTCGAGGATGTCTGTGCTGCGGAAGACACGAATGTATGGGTTGCTATTGATGCCGGTTCTACTGTGGGTTTTGTAGCTGTGAAACTCCATTCAGAGGACAGCATGGGTGAAATCTACATGGTTGCTGTCGATCCAGACTATCAAGGTCGCGGTATTGGTAGTGTTCTGATAGAATTCGCTCTGGGTTGGATGAAAGATGCTGGGATGTCTATTGCGATGGTTGAAACTGGAGGCGATCCGGGTCATGCCCCAGCCCATCACACCTATGAAAAGGTGGGCTTTGAGCTATTCCCAGTTGCCAGATACTTCAAGAAGCTTTAA